One genomic segment of Intestinimonas butyriciproducens includes these proteins:
- a CDS encoding YcxB family protein, whose product MEPNFQVETAHDQDAYNNMVTAHYMLHEKNSIKSLYALAVVLALCVWWIAAGGNYTSIRALGSGITTLAIVLLLVPYVDRFAARQVCHRLLDRVVKAAKKNKFYGIPTRYRFYDDKLDASDSAGSVETPYSQVTDLVETERYFLVFLKSGQCVLARKTDFTVGEAADFKDFLTRACGRDMRFFEMPKRNGR is encoded by the coding sequence ATGGAGCCGAACTTTCAGGTGGAGACCGCCCACGACCAGGATGCTTACAACAATATGGTGACCGCCCACTATATGCTGCATGAAAAAAACTCCATCAAAAGCCTGTATGCCCTCGCCGTCGTACTGGCCCTGTGCGTTTGGTGGATCGCCGCCGGCGGCAACTACACTTCGATCCGAGCTTTGGGCTCCGGCATCACGACGCTGGCCATCGTGCTTCTGTTGGTCCCCTATGTGGACCGTTTTGCCGCCCGTCAGGTGTGTCACCGGCTGCTGGACCGCGTGGTGAAGGCGGCAAAAAAAAACAAATTCTACGGCATCCCCACCCGCTACCGCTTCTATGATGACAAGCTGGATGCCTCCGACAGCGCAGGCAGTGTGGAGACCCCCTACTCTCAGGTCACCGACCTGGTGGAGACTGAGCGGTATTTTCTGGTCTTTCTGAAAAGCGGACAGTGTGTTCTGGCCCGCAAAACGGATTTTACCGTGGGAGAGGCGGCGGATTTCAAGGATTTCCTCACCCGCGCGTGTGGACGGGATATGCGCTTTTTTGAAATGCCCAAGCGCAATGGGCGCTGA
- a CDS encoding HlyC/CorC family transporter: MDPSSIAKLVAILVLVVFSAYFSATETAFTSLNRIRLKSRAEAGDRRAASTLALADDYDRLLSTILIGNNVVNNASTSLATLLFISLLGEAQGPAVATLVVTIVILIFGEISPKSMAKEFPEQFAMFSAPFLRLLMALLRPLTFLAAQWKKFLSLIIRKQGNAGITEEELITMVSEAENEGGLDQDESALIRSAIEFSDLEVEEILTPRVDIVAVEDTDSMDEIAKVFAENGYSRLPVYHEDIDNIVGVIHEKDFHAARYHGQSDVSAIIATVLYTTANTKISDLLRILQREKAHMVIVVDEYGGTEGLCTLEDIVEELVGEIWDEHDEVIEEFKKQEDGSYLISCNANLTDLYDLFSIKGERDSTTVSGWVMEEVGRVPEEGDHFVYENLDVTVTKVDHRRVLEIRVVVLPEKEPSDKG; the protein is encoded by the coding sequence ATGGACCCGTCCAGTATTGCCAAGCTCGTCGCCATTCTTGTCCTGGTCGTCTTTTCCGCCTATTTTTCCGCCACAGAGACCGCCTTCACCTCTCTCAACCGCATTCGTCTGAAGAGCAGGGCGGAGGCCGGGGACCGGCGGGCTGCCTCCACCCTGGCCCTGGCCGATGATTATGACCGGCTGCTGTCCACCATCCTCATCGGCAACAACGTGGTCAACAATGCGTCCACCTCGCTTGCCACACTGCTGTTCATCTCTCTGCTGGGTGAGGCCCAGGGGCCGGCCGTCGCCACCCTCGTGGTCACCATCGTGATCCTTATCTTCGGCGAGATCTCCCCCAAAAGCATGGCCAAGGAGTTCCCCGAGCAATTCGCCATGTTCTCCGCCCCCTTTCTGCGGCTGCTCATGGCCCTGCTGCGTCCCCTCACCTTTCTGGCCGCCCAGTGGAAGAAGTTCCTCAGTCTAATTATCCGGAAGCAGGGGAATGCGGGAATCACGGAAGAGGAGCTTATCACCATGGTCTCTGAGGCCGAAAACGAGGGCGGCCTGGACCAGGATGAGAGCGCGCTGATCCGCTCCGCCATCGAGTTCAGCGACCTGGAGGTGGAGGAGATCCTCACCCCCCGGGTGGATATCGTGGCCGTGGAGGATACCGACTCCATGGACGAGATCGCCAAAGTCTTTGCGGAAAACGGCTATTCCCGCCTGCCCGTATACCATGAGGACATCGACAATATCGTGGGCGTCATCCACGAAAAGGATTTCCATGCCGCACGCTACCATGGTCAAAGCGACGTGTCCGCCATTATCGCCACCGTCCTCTACACCACTGCCAACACTAAAATCTCCGATCTGCTGCGCATCCTCCAGCGGGAGAAGGCCCACATGGTCATTGTGGTGGACGAATACGGCGGCACCGAGGGTCTCTGCACACTAGAAGATATCGTGGAAGAGCTGGTGGGAGAGATCTGGGACGAGCACGACGAGGTCATCGAGGAATTCAAAAAGCAGGAGGATGGGAGCTACCTCATCTCCTGCAACGCCAACCTCACCGACCTCTACGACCTCTTCTCCATCAAGGGAGAGCGCGACTCCACCACGGTCTCCGGCTGGGTCATGGAGGAGGTGGGCAGGGTGCCTGAGGAGGGCGACCATTTTGTCTATGAAAATCTGGATGTAACGGTGACGAAGGTGGATCACCGCCGCGTTTTGGAGATCCGGGTCGTGGTACTGCCGGAAAAGGAGCCATCGGACAAGGGCTGA
- the pepT gene encoding peptidase T → MEKVVSRFLRYVRIHTESDTSAPPDVLPSAAREFDLARLLVDELRELGLTDAHVDEHCYVYATLPATPGCGALPVIGLLAHMDTSPDLTGKDVNPQIFHYDGGELVINRELGVVMDAEHFPELDRFLGEDLIFADGRTLLGADDKGGIAVILQALEDLIAAGTPHGTVKVAFTPDEEIGRGPLGFDIPGFGADFAYTLDGPAPNEYAYETFNAAQAQVTLTGLSVHPGSSKGLMKSALLMSMDFNALLPPLETPFHTDGREGFFHLLSLTGNVEEARMIYLIRDHDSARFAERKAVMEKASEELRRRWGSDCIRLEITDQYPNMAKWLEDKPEIVALAVAAMRLAGVEDPVAVAIRGGTDGSQLTSKGLPCPNLPCGTQYAHGRYEFVSVQALTTCKEMVKHLVSADLVKRVMEENL, encoded by the coding sequence ATGGAAAAAGTCGTATCCCGTTTCCTGCGCTATGTGCGTATCCATACCGAAAGCGATACCAGTGCTCCGCCGGACGTCCTGCCCAGCGCCGCGCGGGAATTCGATCTGGCCCGGCTTCTAGTGGATGAACTGCGGGAGCTGGGACTCACCGATGCCCATGTGGATGAGCATTGCTATGTATATGCCACCCTTCCGGCCACCCCCGGATGCGGCGCTCTCCCCGTCATCGGCCTGCTGGCCCATATGGACACCTCCCCAGATCTGACGGGCAAGGATGTCAACCCTCAAATCTTCCACTACGACGGCGGCGAGTTGGTAATCAACCGGGAGCTGGGCGTGGTGATGGACGCCGAACACTTTCCGGAGCTGGACCGCTTCTTGGGTGAAGATCTGATCTTTGCCGATGGGCGGACTCTCCTGGGTGCGGACGACAAGGGTGGTATCGCCGTAATCCTTCAGGCACTGGAGGATCTTATCGCCGCCGGCACCCCCCATGGGACTGTCAAGGTGGCCTTCACCCCCGACGAGGAGATCGGCCGCGGTCCTCTGGGCTTTGATATTCCCGGCTTCGGCGCGGACTTCGCCTATACACTGGATGGTCCCGCCCCCAACGAATACGCCTATGAGACCTTCAACGCCGCCCAGGCCCAGGTCACGCTTACCGGGCTGTCCGTCCATCCCGGCTCCTCCAAAGGGCTGATGAAGAGCGCACTGCTGATGTCCATGGACTTCAACGCGCTCCTGCCGCCTCTGGAGACCCCCTTCCACACCGATGGGCGGGAGGGCTTCTTCCACCTGCTCTCCCTCACCGGCAACGTGGAGGAGGCCAGGATGATCTATCTCATCCGCGACCACGACTCCGCCCGCTTTGCAGAGCGGAAGGCCGTGATGGAAAAGGCCTCGGAGGAGCTGCGCCGCCGTTGGGGCTCCGACTGCATCCGCCTGGAGATCACCGACCAGTACCCCAACATGGCCAAATGGCTGGAAGATAAGCCCGAGATCGTGGCGCTGGCCGTGGCCGCCATGCGCCTGGCCGGTGTGGAGGATCCGGTGGCTGTGGCCATCCGCGGCGGCACCGACGGCAGCCAGCTCACCAGCAAGGGCCTCCCCTGCCCCAACCTGCCATGCGGAACCCAGTACGCCCACGGACGCTATGAGTTCGTGTCCGTCCAGGCTCTGACCACCTGTAAGGAGATGGTCAAACATCTGGTATCCGCCGATCTGGTCAAGCGGGTGATGGAGGAAAATCTGTGA
- the eno gene encoding phosphopyruvate hydratase → MKQIIEIVDVLGREILDSRGNPTVEVEVYLEDGTVGRAAVPSGASTGIYEACELRDGDKSRYLGKGVLNAVENVNTEIAECLVGMNVLDQVSIDKAMLELDGTPNKTRLGANAILGASLACAKAAAESLGCSLYNYIGGVNAKTLPVPMMNILNGGAHATNNVDIQEFMIMPVGACCFREALRMCAEVFHTLKGVLKENGTPAAGVGDEGGYAPNLKKDEDALKVIVQAIEKAGFKPGEDFMIAIDAATSEWYNDETGCYDLPKAKKTMTKQQMVNMWKNFAAKYPIISLEDGMGENDWEGWAMLTKAIGDKVQLVGDDLFVTNTQRLSTGIEKKVANAILIKVNQIGTLTETLDAIQMANRAGYTAIVSHRSGETEDATIADIAVALNAGQIKTGAPSRTDRVAKYNQLLRIEEELDDVAEYPGKKAFFNLNK, encoded by the coding sequence ATGAAGCAGATCATCGAAATCGTTGACGTTCTGGGCCGCGAGATTCTGGACTCCCGCGGCAACCCCACCGTGGAGGTGGAGGTCTATCTGGAGGACGGGACCGTAGGCCGCGCCGCAGTGCCTTCCGGTGCCTCCACCGGTATTTACGAGGCCTGTGAGCTCCGGGACGGCGACAAGAGCCGCTACCTGGGCAAAGGCGTGCTCAACGCTGTAGAGAATGTGAACACGGAGATCGCCGAGTGTCTGGTGGGCATGAACGTGCTGGACCAGGTGTCCATCGACAAGGCCATGCTGGAGCTGGACGGCACGCCCAACAAGACCCGTCTGGGTGCCAATGCCATTCTGGGCGCCTCTCTGGCCTGCGCCAAGGCGGCCGCGGAGAGTCTGGGCTGCTCGCTCTATAATTATATCGGCGGCGTGAACGCCAAGACCCTACCCGTGCCCATGATGAATATCCTCAACGGCGGCGCACACGCCACCAACAATGTGGACATCCAGGAGTTCATGATCATGCCTGTGGGCGCCTGCTGCTTCCGCGAGGCTCTGCGGATGTGCGCCGAGGTCTTCCACACCCTGAAGGGTGTGCTGAAGGAGAACGGCACTCCCGCCGCCGGCGTGGGCGACGAGGGCGGCTACGCCCCCAACCTAAAGAAGGATGAGGACGCCCTGAAGGTCATCGTCCAGGCCATTGAGAAGGCCGGCTTCAAGCCCGGCGAGGACTTTATGATCGCCATCGACGCCGCCACCTCCGAGTGGTACAACGACGAGACCGGCTGCTATGATCTGCCCAAGGCCAAAAAGACCATGACCAAGCAGCAGATGGTCAACATGTGGAAGAACTTCGCGGCCAAGTATCCCATCATCTCCCTGGAGGACGGCATGGGCGAGAACGACTGGGAGGGCTGGGCCATGCTCACCAAGGCCATCGGCGACAAGGTCCAGCTGGTGGGCGACGACCTGTTTGTCACCAACACGCAGCGCCTCTCCACCGGTATCGAAAAGAAGGTGGCCAACGCCATCCTCATCAAGGTCAATCAGATCGGCACCCTCACCGAGACGCTGGACGCCATCCAGATGGCCAACCGTGCCGGCTATACCGCCATCGTATCCCACCGCTCCGGAGAGACCGAGGACGCCACCATCGCTGATATCGCCGTGGCACTGAACGCCGGGCAGATCAAGACCGGCGCCCCCAGCCGCACCGACCGCGTGGCAAAGTACAATCAGCTCCTGCGCATCGAGGAAGAGCTGGACGATGTGGCGGAGTATCCCGGCAAGAAGGCGTTTTTCAATCTGAACAAGTAA